The following coding sequences are from one Megamonas funiformis window:
- a CDS encoding S1 domain-containing RNA-binding protein, whose amino-acid sequence MSIEVGNILEGVVTGITKFGAFVELPGGKVGLVHISEVADVYVKDVNDFLKEKDKVKVKVLSVDDHGKIGLSIKQLQEKKVEEQNTRPAQSSNYRPAPRKQFNNDFRKHNNSGASFEDKLSKFLKDSDEKLTDLRRKTDSKRGGRGGGSRKYE is encoded by the coding sequence ATGTCAATCGAAGTTGGCAATATCCTAGAAGGTGTTGTAACAGGTATTACTAAATTTGGCGCTTTTGTTGAATTACCTGGTGGAAAAGTTGGTTTAGTACATATCTCTGAAGTTGCAGATGTTTACGTTAAAGATGTAAATGATTTTTTGAAAGAAAAAGACAAAGTCAAAGTTAAAGTACTAAGTGTTGATGACCATGGAAAAATAGGTTTATCTATTAAACAATTACAGGAGAAAAAAGTCGAAGAACAAAATACTCGTCCTGCACAGAGTAGTAATTATCGTCCTGCTCCTCGTAAGCAATTTAATAATGACTTCCGTAAACACAATAATAGCGGCGCTTCTTTTGAAGATAAATTATCCAAGTTTTTAAAAGATAGTGATGAAAAACTTACTGATTTACGTCGTAAGACAGATTCTAAACGTGGTGGCCGTGGTGGCGGTTCTCGTAAATATGAATAA